ATGGATAATGAAGCTTTAATAGATTCTTTTTCAGATTTTAAATATGAAAAAAATATAGATAGAGTAAGTCTTATGGCTATTTTAGAAGAATCTATCCGATGCGTTTTAAGAAAAAAATATGATTCATCTAAAAATTACGATATTATTGTAAATCCAGATCAAGGAGATTTAGAGATATGGAGAAACCGCATAGTAGTGCGAGATGGAGAAGTCAAAGATATAAATAAAGAAATAGAATTATCTACAGCTCGTAAAATAGAACCTGATTTTGAAATAGGAGAAGAAGTAACAGAAAAAGTAGAATTACAATCTTTGGGACGAAGAGCTGTTTTATCTTTAAGACAAAATTTGTTTTCAAAAATCAACGAATACGATAATACAAATACTTACAAGAAATTTAAAAACAAAATAGGAGAAATCATTAATGTTGAAGTATATCATATTTTATCTAAGCAAATAATCATGAGAGATGAAGAACAAAACGAAATGGTTTTACCTAAACAAGAACAAATTCCAAGTGATTTTTTTAGAAAAGGAGATCCAGTTAGAGCATTGGTTAAACGAGTCGATTGGAAAGACAATAGGCCTTTTGCTATTCTTACTAGAAAAGATGATGCTTTTTTGGAAGAACTTTTTAAGCTAGAAATACCAGAAGTGTCTGATGGTTTAATTACAGTAAAGAAAGTAGCACGTATACCAGGGGAAAAAGCTAAAGTTTCTGTAGAATCCTATGATGATCGGATAGATCCAGTTGGGGCTTGTGTAGGAATGAAAGGATCTAGAATTCATCCTATTGTAAGAGAACTGAAAAATGAAAATATAGATGTTATAAATTATACTTCTAATACACAATTGTATATTACAAGAGCCCTAAGTCCTGCTAAAGTTTCTATGATGGAAGTGAATGAAGAACACAAGTATGTTAACGTCTATGTAAAACTTGAAGAAATATCAAAAGCAATTGGAAAAGGAGGGCAGAACATAAGATTAGCTAGTCAATTAACTGGATACAAAATCCATATATTTAGAGATTTTCCTTATGAAGATGATGTCGAATTAACAGAATTTTCTGATGAAATAGAACCAGAAGTCTTAGAAAAATTTCATAAAGTAGGTTTAAACACGGCTAAATCTGTTTTAAATTACAGAAAAAATGACCTCAGCAAACGGACCAATCTTGAAGAAAAAATAATAACCAAAGTGGTTTCTATATTAAAAAAAGAATTTGAGGAAGAATTTAATATAAATACATAAGTTTTTTAGAGTTAATTTTTATTTTTGTTCTTATATATATTTATATGACTGATAAAATCAGATTAAAAACAGTATTAACCCAATTCAATATTTCTTTACAAAGAGTAGTTAGTTTTTTACAAAAAAAGGGAATTGAAATAGAACATAATCCTAATGCAAAAATAGAAGAAAAAGTCTACAAATTTCTTGTTCGAGAATTTCAAACTTATAAAGAAATACGAGATGAGTCTGAGAAAGTTTTTTTGCAAAAAAGGATGGAAAAAGAAAAAATAAAAGAAGAATTGTTAAAATCAAAGCATATTCATGATCCTCAAATTATACGTGCTAAGTCAGAAAATTTAATTGGATTTAAGAAAATAGGAAAAATCAATATTGATACATTAGACAAAAAATATGACACTAAATCTAAAGAAGAAAAAAAAAATCAATTGCATAAAAAAGTAGAAAATAAATTTAAGGAGAATAAACCTGAACACATCGATACTATCTATCAGAAATTAGATGGGGTTATGTTAACAGGAGATAGAATTGATTTATCTCAATTTGAAAAAAAAAGAACGAAACAAGAAAATCACATTAAAAAAAAACGAAAAAGAATTAAAAAAGAAATTTTTATTGATGAAATGAAAAATATTCCTGTCAAAAAAAAACAGGATAAAGAAAAAGAAAGAAAACCTTATTTTAAAAATTTTTCTGAAAAGAAAATAGATAAGTCTAAGAATAAAAAAAATTCCCAAAAATCAGGAGTTACTGATGAACAAATAGAGAAGCAAATCAAAGAAACTTTAGAAAAGTTATCATCTAAAGGAATAAAATCAAAAGCTTCAAAAATTAGAAAAGAAAAACGTCTGTACAAAAAAGAAAAAAGACTATTGCAAAATGAGATAGAAAATGAAAAAAAAGAAAAAATACTAAAAGTAGCAGAGTTTACAACAGTTAATGAGTTAGCATCCATGATGAAAGTGAATGCAACTGATGTCATTGTTTCTTGTATGTCCTTAGGAATAATGGTTACTATGAATCAAAGATTGGATGCAGAGATATTAACTTTAGTAGCAGATGAATTTGGATATAATGTAGAATTTGTTGGGTTAGATTTAGAAGAAGCCGTTCAAGATGATAAGGATTTAGAGGAAAATTTAAAACGAAGACCTCCTATTATCACTGTCATGGGACATGTAGATCATGGAAAAACATCTTTATTAGATTATATTAGAAATACTAACGTTATTGCTGGAGAAGCTGGAGGAATTACTCAACATATAGCTGCTTACAGTGTAAAATGTTCTTATAATCAGAGTGTTACTTTTTTAGACACTCCAGGACATGAAGCGTTTACTGCTATGCGTGCAAGAGGAGCTCAAATAACAGATATTGCAATTATAGTTATTGCATCAGATGATCAAGTAATGCCACAAACTAAAGAAGCTATAAGTCATGCTCAAGCAGCTAACGTCCCCATTATTTTTGTATTTAATAAAATAGATAAACCCAATGCAAATACTGATAAAATTAGAGAGCAATTAGCGAATTTAAATTTTTTAGTAGAAGAATGGGGTGGAAAATATCCTTCTCAAGAAATATCAGCAAAATTGGGGACTGGAGTGGATAAATTGTTAGAAAAAGTTCTTTTAGTAGCTGAATTATTAGATTTAAAAGCTAACCCAAATAAACCAGCAATAGGAACAGTAATAGAAGCTTCTTTAGATAAAGGAAGAGGATATATCACGACTTTACTTTTACAAGGAGGAACATTAAAGGTTGGTGATTATGTATTAGCCGGAAGTCATCATGGAAAAGTCAAAAGTATTTTAGATGAGCGTGGAAAATCCATTCTTTCTGCGGATCCATCAAAACCTATTACTATATTAGGATTGAATGGAGCTCCTACTGCAGGAGATAAATTTAAAGTTTTTCAAGATGAAAAAGAAGCAAAACAACTTGCATCTAGAAGAGAACAATTACAAAGAGAACAGAATATACGAGCTCAAAAACATCTTACATTAGATGAGATAGGAAGACGTATTGCACTAGGAGATTTCAAAGAATTAAAAATAATTCTTAAAGGAGATGTAGATGGTTCAGTAGAAGCTATTGCTGATGCTCTTCAAAAATTATCTACGGATACTATCATGGTAAGTATTATTTACAAAGGGGTTGGTCAAATAACAGAATCTGATGTCTTATTAGCAAGCGCTTCAGACGCAATCATAATAGGATTTAATGTTCGTCCTAATATTGGAGCTAAGAATATAGCAAAAAAAGAAAATATAGAAATAAGAACTTACTCAATTATATATGATGTGACTAATGATATTCAAGAAGCTATGGATGGAATGCTTTCTCCTGAAATAAGAGAAAAAATATTAGGAAATGCTGAAATAAGAGAAATTTTTAAAATACCAAAGATAGGAACTATAGCTGGATGTATGGTAGTAGAAGGAAAACTATATCGTCAAGCAAAAGTAAGATTGATTCGAGAAGGAATTGTTATACATAATGGAGTTTTTACTTCTTTAAAACGTTTTAAAGAAGATGTTAAAGAAGTTTCTAAGGGATATGAGTGTGGTTTGGGAATAAAGAATTATAATAATATAAGACCTGGAGATATTGTAGAGGTTTATGAAGAATTATCTACAGAAAAAAAAGTTAAATAAATGTATAGAACACATAATTGTGGTGAATTGTGCGAAAAAGATATTGGGAAAGAAGTAATCTTATCCGGATGGATTCAAAAAAAAAGAAATTTTGGATCTCTATGTTTTATAGACATTAGAGATTATTTTGGGATCACACAACTTATTTTTTCTAGAAAATTAGTAGATAAAAAATTTTTTTTAGGAAAAGAATTTTTAATTAAAATTAAAGGAAAAGTAGTTGAAAGATCATCCAAAAATAACAAGATTCCTACAGGAAAAATAGAAATTTTAGTATCTCAGATAGAAATCTTGAATTCTTCTCTTCCTCCCCCTTTTTCTATTGAAAATAAGACTGATGGAAACGAAAAAATTAGAATGACATACAGATATCTTGATATAAGAAGAAATCCTATAAAAAATAATTTGATTATTCGTCATAATCTTGCTTTAGAAATACGAAATTTTCTTTCTAAAAATGGTTTTTTAGAAATAGAAACTCCTATATTGATAAATTATACACCAGAAGGTGCTAGAAGTTTTGTAGTTCCATCTAGAACACATGTTGGAAAATTTTATACGTTAGCTCAATCTCCTCAACTATTTAAACAATTATTAATGATAGGTGGAGTAGATAAATATTTTCAAATTGTGAAATGTTTTAGGGATGAAGATGCCCGTTCTGATAGACAAATTGAATTTACACAAATAGATTGTGAAATGTCTTTTGTAGGGGTAACCGACGTATTAACTTTTTTTGAATATTTTATTAAACATTTATTTAAAAAAATGAAAAATATTCAATTAGAACCTTTTCCTTGCATTTCTTATTCTGATGCAATGAAAATGTATGGAACGGATAGTCCTGATATTCGTTTTGGCATGTCTTTTATGGAATTAAATAATTTAATTAAAAGAAAAAATATTTCTTTCTTAAAAGAACAAGAATTAGTAATAGGAATCAAAGTAACAAAATGTCATAATGATCATGATCAGATTAATTTTTTTCTAAAAAAAATAGAAAATAAAAATATTTTTTGGATACAATATTTACCGGATAAAACGTTTCTTTCTTCTAATTCAGATTTTATGAATGAAGAAATTATGAGAATTTTTATTAATCATTTTCAAGTAACCCCTGGTGATTTTTTATTCATTTCTTACGGGAAAAAAAGAAAAGCCAGAGAAACACTCGGAAAAATTCGTTTAGAAATAGCGAATCTTTTTAATTTAAAAAAAACCAAAATTTTTAAGCCTTTATGGATTACAGACTTACCTCTTTTTGAATGGAATGAAAAATATAAAAGATATAAATCTGTACATCATCCATTTACAAGTCCAAAAGAAGAAGATATTCATTTGTTAGAAAAACATCCAGAAAGTATTCGTTCTAAATCTTACGATTTGATTATAAATGGAATAGAAATTGGAAGTGGATCTATACGTATTCACAATCAAAATATACAAAATTTGATTTTTAAACATTTAGGATTTTCTGTAAAAGAAATAGAATCTAAATTCGGATTTTTTATCAAAGC
This genomic window from Blattabacterium cuenoti contains:
- the infB gene encoding translation initiation factor IF-2, whose amino-acid sequence is MTDKIRLKTVLTQFNISLQRVVSFLQKKGIEIEHNPNAKIEEKVYKFLVREFQTYKEIRDESEKVFLQKRMEKEKIKEELLKSKHIHDPQIIRAKSENLIGFKKIGKINIDTLDKKYDTKSKEEKKNQLHKKVENKFKENKPEHIDTIYQKLDGVMLTGDRIDLSQFEKKRTKQENHIKKKRKRIKKEIFIDEMKNIPVKKKQDKEKERKPYFKNFSEKKIDKSKNKKNSQKSGVTDEQIEKQIKETLEKLSSKGIKSKASKIRKEKRLYKKEKRLLQNEIENEKKEKILKVAEFTTVNELASMMKVNATDVIVSCMSLGIMVTMNQRLDAEILTLVADEFGYNVEFVGLDLEEAVQDDKDLEENLKRRPPIITVMGHVDHGKTSLLDYIRNTNVIAGEAGGITQHIAAYSVKCSYNQSVTFLDTPGHEAFTAMRARGAQITDIAIIVIASDDQVMPQTKEAISHAQAANVPIIFVFNKIDKPNANTDKIREQLANLNFLVEEWGGKYPSQEISAKLGTGVDKLLEKVLLVAELLDLKANPNKPAIGTVIEASLDKGRGYITTLLLQGGTLKVGDYVLAGSHHGKVKSILDERGKSILSADPSKPITILGLNGAPTAGDKFKVFQDEKEAKQLASRREQLQREQNIRAQKHLTLDEIGRRIALGDFKELKIILKGDVDGSVEAIADALQKLSTDTIMVSIIYKGVGQITESDVLLASASDAIIIGFNVRPNIGAKNIAKKENIEIRTYSIIYDVTNDIQEAMDGMLSPEIREKILGNAEIREIFKIPKIGTIAGCMVVEGKLYRQAKVRLIREGIVIHNGVFTSLKRFKEDVKEVSKGYECGLGIKNYNNIRPGDIVEVYEELSTEKKVK
- the nusA gene encoding transcription termination factor NusA, with the protein product MDNEALIDSFSDFKYEKNIDRVSLMAILEESIRCVLRKKYDSSKNYDIIVNPDQGDLEIWRNRIVVRDGEVKDINKEIELSTARKIEPDFEIGEEVTEKVELQSLGRRAVLSLRQNLFSKINEYDNTNTYKKFKNKIGEIINVEVYHILSKQIIMRDEEQNEMVLPKQEQIPSDFFRKGDPVRALVKRVDWKDNRPFAILTRKDDAFLEELFKLEIPEVSDGLITVKKVARIPGEKAKVSVESYDDRIDPVGACVGMKGSRIHPIVRELKNENIDVINYTSNTQLYITRALSPAKVSMMEVNEEHKYVNVYVKLEEISKAIGKGGQNIRLASQLTGYKIHIFRDFPYEDDVELTEFSDEIEPEVLEKFHKVGLNTAKSVLNYRKNDLSKRTNLEEKIITKVVSILKKEFEEEFNINT
- the aspS gene encoding aspartate--tRNA ligase translates to MYRTHNCGELCEKDIGKEVILSGWIQKKRNFGSLCFIDIRDYFGITQLIFSRKLVDKKFFLGKEFLIKIKGKVVERSSKNNKIPTGKIEILVSQIEILNSSLPPPFSIENKTDGNEKIRMTYRYLDIRRNPIKNNLIIRHNLALEIRNFLSKNGFLEIETPILINYTPEGARSFVVPSRTHVGKFYTLAQSPQLFKQLLMIGGVDKYFQIVKCFRDEDARSDRQIEFTQIDCEMSFVGVTDVLTFFEYFIKHLFKKMKNIQLEPFPCISYSDAMKMYGTDSPDIRFGMSFMELNNLIKRKNISFLKEQELVIGIKVTKCHNDHDQINFFLKKIENKNIFWIQYLPDKTFLSSNSDFMNEEIMRIFINHFQVTPGDFLFISYGKKRKARETLGKIRLEIANLFNLKKTKIFKPLWITDLPLFEWNEKYKRYKSVHHPFTSPKEEDIHLLEKHPESIRSKSYDLIINGIEIGSGSIRIHNQNIQNLIFKHLGFSVKEIESKFGFFIKAFEYGTPPHGGIAFGLDRLINLLEEDDDIKNFIAFPKNNYGKDIMIKAPSFLKKEKLKELHFR